In the genome of Bacteroidota bacterium, one region contains:
- the asnA gene encoding aspartate--ammonia ligase yields the protein MADKKADLAGPGIGNYEELESILPRNYRSLLDPKQTQRALFDLKEYIEDHLCKELNLMMVQVPLIVDVESGVNDLLDRDGSRTPIQFHISNDHDKNPVDAQVVQAATKWKRVALKQFGMKVGEGLCTDMRAVRKDYFLDHDHSVYVDQWDWEKIITSKQRNLAYLKGVVKKIWKVLTGAEHYIQRRYPKLHNKNYPDLPAELTFLHAEDILEMYPDLPRKARETQILQKYPAVFIIGIGWPLKDGYPHENRAADYDDWVTVNQSKDGKVTHGLNGDILVWNHVTKRRHELTSMGIRVNAETLKTQLEMAGQLDFLKQSYHQGIVANELPLSIGGGIGQSRTYMLLLKKAHLGEVSVTVWPKILREMCAKKNIHVL from the coding sequence ATGGCCGATAAGAAAGCAGATCTTGCAGGACCCGGTATTGGCAACTATGAAGAGTTGGAATCGATCCTGCCCCGCAATTACAGATCATTGCTGGACCCAAAGCAAACGCAAAGAGCGCTCTTCGACCTTAAAGAATACATCGAGGATCATCTTTGCAAAGAACTCAATCTCATGATGGTACAGGTTCCGCTCATCGTGGACGTCGAGAGCGGCGTCAACGATCTCTTGGACCGGGACGGCTCCCGTACGCCCATTCAATTTCACATCTCCAACGACCACGACAAGAATCCGGTCGACGCTCAAGTCGTCCAGGCTGCAACCAAATGGAAGCGCGTCGCCCTCAAACAATTCGGAATGAAAGTCGGCGAAGGCCTTTGCACAGATATGAGAGCGGTTCGCAAAGACTATTTTCTCGATCACGACCATAGCGTCTATGTTGACCAATGGGATTGGGAAAAGATCATTACGTCCAAACAGCGAAACCTCGCATACCTCAAGGGGGTGGTCAAAAAGATCTGGAAAGTTCTGACGGGCGCAGAGCATTATATCCAGCGCCGTTATCCAAAATTGCACAATAAGAACTATCCCGACCTGCCGGCCGAGCTGACGTTCTTGCATGCGGAAGATATTCTTGAAATGTATCCGGATTTGCCGAGGAAGGCCCGCGAGACTCAAATACTTCAAAAATACCCCGCCGTTTTTATCATCGGAATCGGCTGGCCGCTGAAAGACGGTTACCCGCACGAGAATCGGGCGGCGGATTACGACGACTGGGTGACGGTGAATCAATCGAAAGACGGAAAAGTCACGCACGGCTTAAACGGCGATATCCTTGTCTGGAACCATGTGACGAAACGGCGCCATGAACTGACGTCGATGGGAATTCGGGTCAACGCCGAAACGCTCAAGACACAGTTGGAGATGGCGGGACAGCTCGATTTCCTGAAACAGAGCTATCATCAGGGAATCGTTGCAAACGAACTTCCGCTGAGCATCGGCGGGGGCATCGGTCAATCGCGGACCTACATGCTCCTCCTGAAAAAAGCCCATTTGGGAGAAGTGAGTGTCACCGTGTGGCCGAAAATTCTTAGAGAGATGTGTGCCAAGAAAAATATCCACGTCCTCTGA